Proteins encoded together in one Variovorax paradoxus EPS window:
- a CDS encoding lysophospholipid acyltransferase family protein: protein MNEEDNNKNDSAPAQAPESTALRRGLAIVAGKLIIGAAGLLTGVRAIWSGTSPKAEQTLYFANHTSHGDFVLLWATLPPDLRALTRPVAGQDYWEASKLRNFIGKDVFNALMIRRDGSGQGGNPVDQMKDALEGGDSLIMFPEGTRNTGDEILLPLKSGLFHLARACPNVRLVPVWIENLKRVLPKGTLVPIPLACTVRFGTPIKLEEGEDKNTFIARARTAMLDLRPEYDRNDKAEGAAS from the coding sequence TTGAACGAAGAAGACAACAACAAGAACGACAGCGCGCCCGCCCAGGCGCCCGAAAGCACGGCGCTGCGGCGCGGGCTGGCCATCGTCGCGGGCAAGCTGATCATCGGCGCGGCCGGGCTGCTGACCGGGGTGCGCGCGATCTGGTCGGGCACCAGCCCCAAGGCCGAGCAGACGCTGTACTTCGCCAACCACACGAGCCACGGCGACTTCGTGCTGCTGTGGGCGACCCTTCCGCCCGACCTGCGCGCGCTCACGCGGCCGGTCGCGGGGCAGGATTACTGGGAAGCCTCGAAGCTGCGCAACTTCATCGGCAAGGACGTGTTCAACGCGCTGATGATCCGGCGCGACGGCTCGGGCCAGGGCGGCAACCCGGTCGACCAGATGAAGGACGCGCTGGAAGGCGGCGACTCGCTCATCATGTTCCCCGAAGGCACGCGCAACACCGGCGACGAGATCCTGCTGCCGCTGAAAAGCGGTCTCTTCCACCTGGCCCGCGCCTGCCCCAACGTGCGGCTGGTGCCGGTGTGGATCGAGAACCTCAAGCGCGTGCTGCCCAAGGGCACGCTGGTGCCGATTCCGCTGGCCTGCACGGTGCGCTTCGGCACGCCGATCAAGCTGGAAGAAGGCGAAGACAAGAACACCTTCATCGCCCGCGCACGCACCGCGATGCTCGACCTGCGCCCCGAATACGACCGCAACGACAAGGCCGAGGGCGCCGCATCATGA
- a CDS encoding phosphatidate cytidylyltransferase, with translation MIELSPFAWTTLKLFGGVFGVLVLASAIGALLKWRVAHGQPHSVIDNLNSRVNAWWVMVAVIGVAFALGKGGVIVLFYLISFYALREFISLAYTRRGDHGAIALAFFVALPGQYFLIWIDWYGLYSIYIPVYAFLLLPILATMGGDTQRFLERTSKIQWGLMVCVFCISHVPALLTLQIPGFEGRNLLLIAFLVIVVQGSDVLQYVWGKLLGKRKVAPELSPSKTWEGLIGGVASATALGAALYWATPFNPWQAALMALTICLMGFFGGLVMSAIKRDRGVKDWGSMIEGHGGMLDRLDSVIFAAPIYFHALRYWWVP, from the coding sequence ATGATCGAACTGTCTCCCTTCGCGTGGACCACGCTCAAGCTCTTCGGCGGCGTCTTCGGTGTGCTGGTGCTGGCCTCGGCCATCGGCGCGCTGCTCAAGTGGCGCGTGGCGCACGGCCAACCGCATTCGGTAATCGACAACCTCAACTCGCGCGTCAATGCGTGGTGGGTGATGGTGGCGGTGATCGGTGTGGCCTTCGCGCTCGGCAAGGGCGGCGTGATCGTGCTGTTCTACCTGATCTCGTTCTATGCGCTGCGCGAGTTCATCAGCCTGGCCTACACGCGGCGCGGCGACCACGGGGCCATCGCGCTGGCCTTCTTCGTCGCATTGCCGGGGCAGTACTTCCTGATCTGGATCGACTGGTACGGGCTCTATTCGATCTACATCCCGGTCTACGCCTTCCTGCTCCTGCCCATTCTGGCGACGATGGGGGGCGACACGCAGCGCTTTCTGGAGCGCACCTCGAAAATCCAGTGGGGCCTGATGGTGTGCGTGTTCTGCATCAGCCACGTGCCCGCGCTGCTCACGCTGCAGATTCCGGGCTTCGAGGGCCGCAACCTGCTGCTGATCGCCTTCCTGGTGATCGTGGTGCAGGGCAGCGACGTGCTGCAGTACGTGTGGGGCAAGCTGCTCGGCAAGCGCAAGGTGGCGCCGGAACTGTCGCCTTCCAAGACCTGGGAAGGCCTGATCGGCGGTGTGGCGAGCGCCACCGCGCTGGGCGCCGCGCTCTACTGGGCCACGCCATTCAACCCGTGGCAGGCCGCGCTGATGGCGCTCACGATCTGCCTGATGGGCTTCTTCGGCGGGCTGGTCATGTCGGCCATCAAGCGCGACCGCGGCGTGAAGGACTGGGGCTCGATGATCGAAGGCCACGGCGGCATGCTCGACCGGCTCGATTCGGTGATCTTCGCGGCGCCGATCTACTTCCACGCGCTGCGCTATTGGTGGGTGCCGTGA